Genomic segment of Sphingopyxis lindanitolerans:
ATGGCAGATCGACGTCTGCCCGCTGACCGAAGACGGCCGGATCGACCTCGACGCCGCCGAAAAGCTGCTCACCCCCGAACACACGATGGTTGCCCTGGCCCATGTGTCGAACGTGCTCGGCAGCCCGCTCGACGTCGCGCGCGCGGCAGACCTTGCGCACCGGGTCGGCGCCGAACTGTTGATCGACGGCTGCCAGGCGGTGCCGCGCCTGCCGGTCGATGTCGCGGCGCTCGGCTGCGACTATTATGTCTTTTCGGGACACAAGCTTTACGGCCCCACCGGCATCGGCGTGCTGTGGAGCGACAGGCTCGATGCGCTGGCGCCATGGCAAGGCGGCGGGTCGATGATCGACCGGGTGACCTTCGAAAAGACGACCTACGCCCCCGCCCCGACCCGCTTCGAGGCGGGCACCCCCGCGATTATCGAGGCGCTGGGCCTCGCCGCGGCGGTCGATTATGTCACGGACGTAGGCGTCGAGGCGATCCATGCGCATGAGGCCCTGCTGGTCGCCAGCCTGCGCGAGGCGCTGGCGCGCAAGAACAGCATCACGCTGTTCGGCCCCGAAAACAGCGCCGGAATCGTCAGTTTTGCGATGGCGGGGGTTCATCCGCACGATATCGGCACTATCTTGGACGAAAGCGGGGTCGCGATCCGCGCCGGGCATCATTGCGCACAGCCGCTGATGGCGCATCTGGGCGTGCCCGCGACCGCGCGCGCGAGTTTTGGACTATACAGCAATGACGATGATGTGGCGGCGCTGATCGACGGCCTCGCCCGCGTCGAAAGGATTTTCGGATGAGCGATAACGGGATTCGGATCGAGGAAGTCGAAAGCGTCGAAGCGCCGCCGAAAGCGCGCGTCGGGGATATCGAGCCCGCCCCGGAAACGATGAACGCGAAGCTCGAGCGCAAGCGCGACTATCTGGAGGGCTTTCTGGCCGCCAAGCCCGCCGAGGCCGATCCGCACGCGGTCGGCGGCGACCTTTACGAAGCCGTGGTGGGGGCGCTCAAGGATATTTATGACCCGGAAATTCCGGTCAATATCTATGATCTTGGCCTGATCTATAATGTCGAGATCGACGAGGGGCATGTCCTGGTCACGATGACGCTGACGACCCCGCACTGCCCGGTCGCCGAATCGATGCCTGCCGAGGTCGAACTGCGCGTCGGCGCGGTGCCGGGGGTCGGCGATGCCGAGGTCAATCTCGTCTGGGATCCGCCGTGGTCGCCGCAGAATATGAGCGACGAGGCCCGGCTGGAACTCGGAATGCTGTGATTTAGCCCCTTCTCCCCTTGCGGGAGAGGGGAAGGAGTTTGAAATGACGTCATTGAAAACCCGTCCCGCCGCGGTGACGCTGACCGCGAACGCCGAAGCGCGCGTTACCGCGCTGATGGCGGCTGCGCCCGCGGGCGCGATCGGGGTCCGCCTGTCGACCCCGCGCCGCGGCTGTTCGGGGCTCGCTTACTCGGTCGACTATGTCACCGAAGAACAGAAGTTCGACGAGCGGATCGAGACGCCCGGCGGCGTCTTTTACATCGACGGCGCGTCGGTGCTGTATCTGATCGGCAGCGTCATGGACTGGGTCGAGGATGATTTCGCCGCGGGCTTCGTCTTCCAGAACCCCAACGCCAAGGGCGAATGCGGCTGCGGCGAAAGCTTCACCGTTTAACGGCAGACCGTCCGGCCAAACGCTCGCTTCGCCATGTCGAGATGGAAGTGGGTGGCGTGCGCGGCATTGTGATCGGGCGACAGCACCGTGCTGAACAGGCCGCACGATCCGTCGCGCACCGCGTGCAGGAATTCGCTCCGCACATCCTCGTCCTTCCAGTCGTTGACCAGCGAGATGCGCGTGCCATCGGCTAGGATGAAGGCGGAAATGTCGATCGCATTGGCGGTCGAATGCTCGCTCTGCGCGCCCTGCCCCGCGATCTTGCGGCAATTATAGCTGCCGAGATTTTCGAGCTCGACGACCTTCTGGCCGAAATATTTCCGCGCCGCGGGCTGCACGACATCGCGCGTCCACAGCGCCATCGCGGCGGTCACCGCGCATCCCGGCGCCACGTTCGCGGGCCGCATCGTCGGCACCAGCCGGTCGCCGGTCAATATCATGCGCTGGCTCGCGCGGCATATCCCCCGCCCCACCACCGGACGCCGCAGATAGCCGGCCTTCGCGCGGTCGAACGCCGCGAAGCAGGCGGCATCGTCGGCAGCAAACCCCACCAGCTTGCGATGCGTCGCCCAGCCCCGCGGATGAGCGAGTTCGAACCGTGCGCCGGGGAAATGCTCGGGATGATCCTTCGCCCACCCGATCGCCCAGATCGCGCCGAGCGTCAGCAGCACGGCGACGGCGAGCCAGGTCAGATAGGAGCGAAGACTTGTCACGCGCCTCAAATGGCGCGCGCGACGCCGCCGGGCAAGCTCAGAGCGGTTCGAACGTCACCATCAGCCCATCCTTCGGGCGCGGGATCGGCAGCATCTGCCATTCGGGCGCATAGTTTTCGCGCACGGTGATCCGATGCGTCGTCACGACATGGTGGAAAAAGATTTTCGCCTGCATATAGGCGAAGTGCAGCCCCAGGCACATATGCGCGCCGCCGCCAAAGGGAACCCAGGCATATTTGTGCCGCTCGCGCGCCGCCTCGGGCGCAAAGCGCATCGGGTCGAAAGTCTCGGGCTCGGGCCAATGTTCCGCCATCATGTGGGTGAAGGCGGGGCTCACCCCGACGCTGGTGCCGGCGGGAATGCGATAGCCACCGAATTCGAAATCGCGAAGCGCGCGGCGCGGAAAGGTCGGCACCGGGGGGACGAGGCGCAGCGATTCCTTGAACGCCCATTCGGTCATCTCAAGCTCGCCGAGGCTGTTGTGCCCGACCCCCTCGCCCGCCGGGGCGACGCTCAGCATCTCCTCGCGCAGCCTGTCCTGCCATTCGGGATGTTTCGCGAGCATCCAGACCATCGACGTCACCGAACTGGTGATGGTGTCGTGCGCCGCCATCATCAGGAAATTCATATGATCGACGATCGCATCGACCGACAGATAGGCGCCGTCATCGTCCCTGGCGCGGCAGATCTGGCTGAAGATATCCTCGCCCGCGCCCTCGCGGCGCTCGGGCACCATCTTGCTGAAATAATCGACCAGAAAGGCGCGCCCCTTCGCGCCGCGCCCCATGGCGGTGAAGGGCAGCGGGCGGCGCACGACGCCGATCGACGCCTGCACCATGTCTACGAACGCCTTGTTGACCTTGTCGGCCTCTGGCCCCCACGGGATACCGAGAAAGCTGGTCGCGGCCAGATCGAGCGTCAATTCCTTGATCGCGGGATAGAATTTGAAGCTCTTGCCGCTCCATGCCTGGACGCGGTCGCGGATACCGTCGTTCAGCGATTCGGCATAATGGCGCATCGGCTCGGGCTTGAAGGCGACCGACAGCACCTTGCGGTCGGCACGGTGCTTTTCGAAATCCATCAGCATCAGCCCGCGCGGGAACAGCAGGTTGAGCACCGGACCCCAGCCCTGTTCGGACGAGAATATCTTGTCGCGGTCGAACATGATGAGTTCGTTCGCTTCCGGCCCGTGCAGCGCGATGCTGCGGCCGCCGAAGCTGTTGTTGCGATAGACGCGGCCATATTTGGCAACCATCCGCCGCGCGAAACCCGGATAGTCGCGCAATTGTTCGAGCGTGTTGCCGATCAGCGGCAGACCATCCTCGCCCGGAATATGATCGAGCACGCTCTCCGGGCTGCGCGGCAACCAATGCGCCGTGTCGGGTCCGAATCGATCTTCCGACCATGTGAATTTCGCCGGGGCATTCATGCGCGAGACCTCGTCCATCATTGCGGTTGGCCCGAGGCTATCGAACTACTGACATCAATGCAAGTAAGCCCTTTTCGGAGCGTGACCTCCATTCACCGCAAATTCAACTCGACTCGCGCAATCTGGCACCCAAGATGACGGGTGGTATCCGTTGATCCGCAAAGGACAAGATCATGCCCCAGAATATCAGGCGCTCTCTCTCCATCGCGCTCGGCGCGCTCGCGACGACGACGCTCGGCGGTTGCTATTATGGCGACGTCAACAGCAGCAGCTATGCCGGCGGCGACTGCGCGTCGCGCTATGGCGCAGATTATTATGACAGCGACGGCTATGCCTATGACGACGGCTATGGCTATGACTGCTACGACGCGGCCGATTATGGCGGCGGCTTCGCGCAGATCGGCTTCGGCGGCGGCTGGTACGACGATTATTATTATCCGGGCTACGGCATGTGGGTCTTCGACAGCTACCGCAACCGCTACCCGCTGCGCGGCCAATATCTGAACTATTGGGGCGGCCGCCGGGCGTGGTGGCAACATCACAAGGATCGTCCGGGCAAGGGTAATTGGACCCCCAAGCCCGGCCAGGGCAACCACGACGGCAAGCCCGGCCGTCCCGGCGGCTGGAATCCCGGCGATCACGGCGGCCTGGGCGGAAGGCCTCCCCATGGCGCGGCGCCAGGCACGCCGCCGACCGCCGCCACGCCGAGCCGCCCCGATCACGGCCCCGGCGCGGCGCGTCCAAACCGGCCGCGGCCGGGCGACAGCGGCAGCGCGCGCCCGCCGCGTAACTGGTCGCCCGGCGCGAACGGCCCCCGCCGCCCGCAGACCACGGCGCCCGCACCGGCGACGCCGCCCACAGCCCGGCCCTCCGCAGCAAGACCGGCGGCGCCCGTCGCACGCCCGGCCCC
This window contains:
- a CDS encoding aminotransferase class V-fold PLP-dependent enzyme; translation: MRDQFPGLTPGWHYLDSAATAQKPQAVIDATVRAMGRDYATVHRGVYARSADMTLAYEAARRRIAAFIGATDEQVAFVRGATEAINLVAYAHPKKGRVLLSTLEHHSNIVPWQLAGWQIDVCPLTEDGRIDLDAAEKLLTPEHTMVALAHVSNVLGSPLDVARAADLAHRVGAELLIDGCQAVPRLPVDVAALGCDYYVFSGHKLYGPTGIGVLWSDRLDALAPWQGGGSMIDRVTFEKTTYAPAPTRFEAGTPAIIEALGLAAAVDYVTDVGVEAIHAHEALLVASLREALARKNSITLFGPENSAGIVSFAMAGVHPHDIGTILDESGVAIRAGHHCAQPLMAHLGVPATARASFGLYSNDDDVAALIDGLARVERIFG
- a CDS encoding SUF system Fe-S cluster assembly protein; translated protein: MSDNGIRIEEVESVEAPPKARVGDIEPAPETMNAKLERKRDYLEGFLAAKPAEADPHAVGGDLYEAVVGALKDIYDPEIPVNIYDLGLIYNVEIDEGHVLVTMTLTTPHCPVAESMPAEVELRVGAVPGVGDAEVNLVWDPPWSPQNMSDEARLELGML
- a CDS encoding HesB/IscA family protein: MTSLKTRPAAVTLTANAEARVTALMAAAPAGAIGVRLSTPRRGCSGLAYSVDYVTEEQKFDERIETPGGVFYIDGASVLYLIGSVMDWVEDDFAAGFVFQNPNAKGECGCGESFTV
- a CDS encoding extensin family protein; its protein translation is MTSLRSYLTWLAVAVLLTLGAIWAIGWAKDHPEHFPGARFELAHPRGWATHRKLVGFAADDAACFAAFDRAKAGYLRRPVVGRGICRASQRMILTGDRLVPTMRPANVAPGCAVTAAMALWTRDVVQPAARKYFGQKVVELENLGSYNCRKIAGQGAQSEHSTANAIDISAFILADGTRISLVNDWKDEDVRSEFLHAVRDGSCGLFSTVLSPDHNAAHATHFHLDMAKRAFGRTVCR
- a CDS encoding cytochrome P450; protein product: MNAPAKFTWSEDRFGPDTAHWLPRSPESVLDHIPGEDGLPLIGNTLEQLRDYPGFARRMVAKYGRVYRNNSFGGRSIALHGPEANELIMFDRDKIFSSEQGWGPVLNLLFPRGLMLMDFEKHRADRKVLSVAFKPEPMRHYAESLNDGIRDRVQAWSGKSFKFYPAIKELTLDLAATSFLGIPWGPEADKVNKAFVDMVQASIGVVRRPLPFTAMGRGAKGRAFLVDYFSKMVPERREGAGEDIFSQICRARDDDGAYLSVDAIVDHMNFLMMAAHDTITSSVTSMVWMLAKHPEWQDRLREEMLSVAPAGEGVGHNSLGELEMTEWAFKESLRLVPPVPTFPRRALRDFEFGGYRIPAGTSVGVSPAFTHMMAEHWPEPETFDPMRFAPEAARERHKYAWVPFGGGAHMCLGLHFAYMQAKIFFHHVVTTHRITVRENYAPEWQMLPIPRPKDGLMVTFEPL